One Solanum pennellii chromosome 9, SPENNV200 DNA segment encodes these proteins:
- the LOC107031760 gene encoding protein DEHYDRATION-INDUCED 19-like isoform X1, with protein MDDLGDDLKILLSALKDGGVYVGEEEEEEEEEEEDEEEEEDDEDEDVHDDNVKTDLACPFCSEDFDMLGLCCHIDSEHRIEAKTGICPLCATKVRTNMATHVIVQHESILKALCKRKHKNGGSFSALSLLRKELLSVYLEKKSSHVSSSSNTETNQLLLSFVGNQQPAKRSPTRQPCTSDEPSVSNNSLDDHISERSSQAFPSMDKDQEENVQRSEFVKGLLFSTILEDWL; from the exons ATGGATGATCTTGGCGATGATTTGAAAATTCTGCTCTCAGCTTTAAagg ATGGTGGCGTGTATGTTGGagaggaagaggaggaggaggaggaggaggaagaagatgaggaggaggaagaggatgatgaagatgaagatgttcatgatgataatgtaaagACGGATTTGGCATGCCCGTTTTGTTCAGAAGACTTTGATATGCTTGGATTGTGCTGTCACATTGATAGCGAGCATCGGATAGAGGCTAAGACCGGG aTATGTCCTCTATGTGCTACCAAGGTGCGAACAAATATGGCTACACACGTCATCGTGCAGCatgaaagtattttaaaa GCACTTTGCAAAAGGAAACATAAAAATGGTGGATCTTTCTCAGCCTTATCCTTACTGAGGAAAGAGTTGTTGAGTGTTTATTTGGAAAAGAAGTCCAGCCATGTTAGTTCTTCCTCAAATACGGAAACCAACCAGTTACTGTTATCATTTGTTGGCAATCAGCAGCCTGCTAAAAGATCTCCTACAAGACAGCCCTGCACTTCAGACGAACCAAGTGTATCCAACAACAGCCTAGATGACCATATTAGTGAAAG AAGCTCCCAGGCATTTCCTTCAATGGACAAGGATCAGGAAGAGAACGTTCAGAGATCCGAATTCGTGAAAGGACTATTGTTCTCCACCATACTCGAAGACTGGTTATGA
- the LOC107031760 gene encoding protein DEHYDRATION-INDUCED 19-like isoform X2, whose product MDDLGDDLKILLSALKDGGVYVGEEEEEEEEEEEDEEEEEDDEDEDVHDDNVKTDLACPFCSEDFDMLGLCCHIDSEHRIEAKTGICPLCATKVRTNMATHVIVQHESILKALCKRKHKNGGSFSALSLLRKELLSVYLEKKSSHVSSSSNTETNQLLLSFVGNQQPAKRSPTRQPCTSDEPSVSNNSLDDHISESSQAFPSMDKDQEENVQRSEFVKGLLFSTILEDWL is encoded by the exons ATGGATGATCTTGGCGATGATTTGAAAATTCTGCTCTCAGCTTTAAagg ATGGTGGCGTGTATGTTGGagaggaagaggaggaggaggaggaggaggaagaagatgaggaggaggaagaggatgatgaagatgaagatgttcatgatgataatgtaaagACGGATTTGGCATGCCCGTTTTGTTCAGAAGACTTTGATATGCTTGGATTGTGCTGTCACATTGATAGCGAGCATCGGATAGAGGCTAAGACCGGG aTATGTCCTCTATGTGCTACCAAGGTGCGAACAAATATGGCTACACACGTCATCGTGCAGCatgaaagtattttaaaa GCACTTTGCAAAAGGAAACATAAAAATGGTGGATCTTTCTCAGCCTTATCCTTACTGAGGAAAGAGTTGTTGAGTGTTTATTTGGAAAAGAAGTCCAGCCATGTTAGTTCTTCCTCAAATACGGAAACCAACCAGTTACTGTTATCATTTGTTGGCAATCAGCAGCCTGCTAAAAGATCTCCTACAAGACAGCCCTGCACTTCAGACGAACCAAGTGTATCCAACAACAGCCTAGATGACCATATTAGTGAAAG CTCCCAGGCATTTCCTTCAATGGACAAGGATCAGGAAGAGAACGTTCAGAGATCCGAATTCGTGAAAGGACTATTGTTCTCCACCATACTCGAAGACTGGTTATGA
- the LOC107031759 gene encoding syntaxin-43-like encodes MATRNRIRVFQSYRDTLNENRIPFTTSKDSGGPVIEMATTSFLNSHRSYAPLSTEDDLGPSTSRDAFTVGLPPAWVDVSEEVAASIHQAQVKLADLKKCHAKALTPSFGDGREDQNVIEVLTMEITDILRKSEKKLQKLSASGSCEDSNVRKNVQRSLATDLQNLSVELRRMQSLYLKQLRLQSEGHDGLDLEMNEKKSSFLDDDFNDVGFTELQMAFGQKDEQFTAEREREIRQVLKSVNELAQIMKDLSVLVIDQGTIVDRIDHNVQSVSASVEEGFKQLQKAERSQRKGGMVKCATILVIMCFVMLVLLVLKQILL; translated from the exons ATGGCGACAAGAAATCGAATTAGGGTTTTTCAAAGTTACAGAGATACGTTGAACGAGAACCGTATACCCTTCACTACTTCAAAAGATTCCGGTGGTCCAGTAATCGAAATGGCTACTACTTCTTTTCTCAATTCTCATCGTTCTTACGCTCCTCTAAGCACCGAAGATGATCTGGGTCCTTCTACATCTAG AGATGCATTTACAGTGGGCTTACCTCCAGCATGGGTTGATGTTTCTGAAGAAGTTGCAGCTAGCATACATCAGGCTCAAGTAAAATTGGCAGACCTAAAGAAGTGCCATGCTAAAGCTCTGACTCCATCTTTTGGTGATGGAAGAGAAGATCAAAATGTGATAGAGGTTCTGACCATGGAAATTACAGATATATTAAGGAAGTCAGAGAAGAAATTACAGAAGCTTTCAGCAAGTGGTTCTTGTGAGGACTCAAATGTTAGAAAAAATGTACAG CGTTCTCTGGCTACAGACCTTCAAAACCTTTCTGTTGAGCTCCGGAGGATGCAATCATTATATCTTAAACAGTTACGGCTGCAATCAGAG GGACATGATGGACTTGATTTGGAGATGAATGAAAAGAAGTCTAGCTTTCTGGATGACGATTTCAATGACGTG GGGTTCACTGAATTGCAGATGGCCTTTGGTCAGAAGGATGAGCAGTTCACGgcagagagagaaagagagattaGACAG GTCCTTAAATCAGTTAATGAGCTTGCCCAAATCATGAAGGATCTGTCAGTACTAGTTATTGATCAG GGGACAATAGTTGATCGGATAGACCACAATGTTCAAAGTGTATCTGCATCAGTAGAGGAAGGTTTCAAACAACTACAGAAG GCAGAGAGGTCTCAGAGGAAGGGGGGAATGGTAAAATGTGCGACTATTCTTGTTATCATGTGCTTCGTTATGCTAGTCCTATTGGTCCTTAAGCAGATTCTTTTATAA
- the LOC107031757 gene encoding COBRA-like protein 7, with amino-acid sequence MVILVCLYCCVFLKQRHHTTMATLLIFLPLFLLTSLPVSISQTSSNNAGDCNGIFITYVYVSGFPIPPNVSASEPNNQAYNFMSNLTILNNSPDELKSWRVFVGFQHRELLVSASHAVLADGTTLPGDVGNGTVFAGFPNTDLKSAIQTAGDVNQMQTRVELVGTQYGVAFPAVPLPSSISLANDGFLCSPSTSQGDRTQVCCLKDSNTKSNVTIHEEIQPRQEGDLTIMFDVTSSSESNYWAQVTISNNDNTSRLDNWKLSWEWMRDEFIYSMRGAYPTVVDTGDCIFSKQGGYYKGMDFSKALNCEKRPTIIDLPLEKTNDTTLGMVPFCCRNGTILPPFMDASKSKSAFVIQVYKMSPDLNISAIHPPQNWKINGTYSPGYVCGPPIRVSSSLFPNPAGLSSNTAAVASWQVICNISSSTLKKPKCCVSFSAFFNDSVIPCNTCACGCSNANPSNVCSASEPALLLPPEALLVPFDNRTEMAKDFNKRRDLPNPLPCGDNCGVSINWHLLSDFRGGWTARVTLFNWGDTNIVDWFAAVQLDKAIQGFEKGYSFNGTIMPDTNNTIFMQGFSGLNYLLAERRGDNPRKDPPVPGTQQSVISFTKKTTPGINVGAGDGFPSKVYFNGEECSLPVILPSSSNRRVPLASSAFSLLLTMLVLMVLQLSLWLEI; translated from the exons ATGGTCATCTTAGTTTGTCTATATTGCTGTGTCTTCCTAAAACAAAGACACCATACTACAATGGCCACTTTGTTAATCTTTCTCCCACTCTTCCTCTTAACTTCTCTTCCTGTTTCAATTTCTCAAACTTCATCCAACAACGCTGGAGACTGTAATGGCATATTCATAACTTACGTCTATGTTTCTGGTTTTCCTATTCCTCCGAACGTCTCGGCATCTGAGCCCAACAACCAAGCTTACAATTTCATGTCTAATCTCACAATCCTCAACAATAGTCCTGATGAGCTCAAGTCTTGGAGGGTCTTTGTTGGGTTCCAGCATAGAGAATTGTTGGTATCTGCTTCACATGCTGTGCTTGCTGATGGAACCACTCTGCCTGGTGATGTTGGAAATGGAACTGTCTTTGCTGGTTTCCCTAACACTGACCTCAAGTCCGCGATTCAGACTGCTGGAGATGTCAATCAGATGCAGACTCGGGTCGAGCTGGTTGGTACACAGTATGGTGTTGCATTTCCTGCTGTTCCCTTGCCTTCTTCCATCAGTCTGGCTAATGATGGTTTCTTGTGTTCTCCTTCTACATCTCAAG GAGATCGGACCCAAGTTTGTTGTCTTAAAGATTCAAACACCAAATCCAACGTCACGATCCATGAGGAAATCCAACCTCGGCAAGAGGGTGATCTTACAATAATGTTTGACGTCACTAGCTCATCCGAATCTAATTACTGGGCACAAGTCACAATCTCAAATAACGACAACACTAGTCGTCTTGATAACTGGAAATTAAGCTGGGAATGGATGAGGGATGAGTTCATCTATAGCATGAGGGGAGCTTATCCTACGGTTGTTGATACAGGGGACTGCATCTTCAGTAAGCAGGGTGGATATTACAAGGGCATGGATTTTTCAAAGGCCTTGAACTGTGAAAAGAGACCCACAATCATCGACCTTCCTTTGGAAAAGACAAATGATACAACCTTAGGAATGGTTCCTTTCTGTTGTCGAAATGGAACCATTTTGCCACCTTTCATGGATGCAAGCAAGTCCAAGTCAGCTTTTGTAATACAAGTCTACAAAATGTCACCTGACCTTAACATAAGTGCAATCCACCCTCCACAGAACTGGAAAATAAATGGAACTTACAGTCCTGGTTATGTATGTGGACCACCAATCCGAGTATCCTCTAGCCTCTTCCCTAATCCTGCAGGGCTATCTTCAAATACAGCTGCTGTTGCTAGTTGGCAAGTAATCTGCAACATTAGCAGTTCAACCTTAAAGAAGCCCAAGTGTTGTGTATCATTCTCTGCATTCTTCAACGATTCTGTCATTCCTTGTAACACATGTGCCTGTGGCTGCAGCAACGCGAACCCCAGTAATGTGTGCAGTGCCTCCGAGCCAGCACTACTTTTACCACCAGAGGCACTTCTGGTGCCCTTTGATAATCGAACTGAAATGGCAAAGGACTTTAATAAAAGACGAGATTTGCCAAATCCCTTACCTTGCGGAGACAACTGTGGAGTCAGCATTAACTGGCATTTACTTAGTGATTTCAGAGGCGGATGGACAGCAAGAGTAACTCTGTTTAATTGGGGTGACACTAACATTGTTGACTGGTTTGCTGCTGTACAGTTGGATAAAGCCATCCAAGGTTTTGAAAAAGGATACTCTTTCAATGGAACCATCATGCCTGATACTAACAACACAATATTTATGCAAGGGTTTTCAGGCTTAAATTACCTTCTTGCAGAAAGAAGAGGAGACAATCCAAGGAAAGATCCTCCAGTTCCTGGTACGCAGCAATCAGTTATATCTTTCACAAAGAAGACCACACCTGGAATCAATGTAGGAGCCGGTGATGGTTTTCCAAGTAAAGTTTACTTCAATGGGGAGGAGTGCTCCCTTCCTGTAATACTTCCTTCCAGTAGTAATCGCCGAGTCCCTCTAGCCTCTAGTGCTTTCAGTCTTCTTCTAACCATGCTAGTCCTCATGGTTCTGCAACTATCACTGTGGctagaaatataa
- the LOC107031542 gene encoding cellulose synthase-like protein D5 encodes MGLIDSQSLSSSPVKITVTSSPTGGCHGLTSPIRRHSLSTNPNSPLSGKGLRGSSGGRYLSMSKESTDEFVAYTVHIPPTPDNRTMVDSQNSPVGVGSSRKSYGYGNPSDGYIKDTIFTGGFNSATKAHVRKSSEDEPMVMKCKTMCQMEGCDEKKAEEKCECGFVICRECYLDCVGIDGGYCPGCKESYKGISDDESDEPRSEAKDQANPLPSRGRGGRMEKNFSLVQSFKNPNQDFDHTRWLFETKGTYGYGNALWPSDGQEFGRGIDRSENPPDFSDRRNRPLTRKVGISAAIISPYRLLMVLRLGALACFLTWRISHPNHDALWLWIMSVVCEVWFAISWLLDQLPKLCPVKRITDLSVLKERFESSGPNLRNPKGLSDLPGIDVFVSTADAEKEPPLVTANTILSILAVDYPVEKVACYLSDDGGSLVTFEALAEAASFARIWVPFCKKHKIEPRNPESYFGQKRDPLKNKVKLDFVRDRRRVKREYDEFKVRINALPESIRRRSDAYNTQQELRAKRKQVELGEDLSEPIKVPKATWMSDGTHWHGTWSSAEEGHSRGDHEGIIQIMLVPPNAEPLYGNEVDEKNMIDTTDVDVRLPMLVYVSREKRPGFDHNKKAGAMNALVRASAIMSNGAFILNLDCDHYIYNSLAMREGMCFMLDKGGDRICYVQFPQRFEGVDPNDRYANHNTVFFDVGMRALDGLQGPMYVGTGCIFRRIALYGFSPPRATEHRGWFGSRKTRKLLRKPNIQKDQEDDEMFLPMIGNKDDEEEVSRSLLTKQFGNSIPLVDSIAVAEFGGRLLHELRGKGCQGRPAGSLAVHREPLDASALAEAVGVISCYYEDKTEWGNRVGWIYGSITEDVVTGYRMHNRGWRSIYCVTKRDAFRGTAPINLTDRLIQVLRWATGSVEIFFSRNNALFASPRMKFLQRVAYFNVGMYPFTSIFLLVYCLLPALSLFSGKFIVQSLNVTFLVFLLAITITLSMLALLEIKWSGITLHDWWRNEQFWLIGGTSAHPAAVIQGLLKVIAGVDISFTLTSKSATPDDGEDEFAELYEFRWTVLMIPPITIILINMIAIAVGTFRTVYSPFPQWSKLLGGVFFSFWVLSHLYPFAKGLMGKRGKIPTIVFLWSALICIVISLLAVYVYPPSGHQDFSSFQFP; translated from the exons atgGGGTTGATTGATTCTCAATCTTTATCATCATCTCCAGTGAAAATTACAGTTACTTCATCTCCCACTGGTGGGTGCCATGGTTTAACTAGTCCGATTCGGAGACATTCGTTATCGACGAATCCTAATTCACCTCTTAGTGGAAAAGGGTTGAGGGGTTCTTCTGGTGGAAGGTATCTTTCTATGTCTAAAGAGAGTACTGATGAATTTGTAGCTTATACTGTTCATATTCCACCAACCCCAGATAATCGTACGATGGTGGATTCTCAGAATAGTCCTGTTGGGGTTGGAAGTAGTAGAAAAAGCTATGGGTATGGAAATCCGAGTGATGGGTATATTAAAGATACGATTTTTACTGGGGGTTTTAATTCTGCAACTAAAGCACATGTTAGGAAAAGCTCTGAGGATGAACCTATGGTGATGAAATGTAAAACAATGTGTCAGATGGAAGGTTGTGATGAGAAAAAAGCTGAGGAGAAGTGTGAATGTGGATTTGTGATTTGTAGAGAGTGTTATTTGGATTGTGTGGGAATTGATGGAGGGTATTGTCCTGGTTGTAAAGAGTCTTATAAGGGGATTAGTGATGATGAAAGCGATGAACCCAGATCTGAAGCTAAGGATCAAGCGAATCCGTTGCCTTCGAGGGGAAGAGGAGGGAGAATGGAGAAGAATTTTTCACTTGTGCAGTCATTCAAGAATCCAAATCAAGATTTTGATCATACAAGATGGCTTTTTGAGACTAAAGGGACTTATGGTTATGGGAATGCTTTGTGGCCTTCTGATGGTCAGGAATTTGGGAGAGGTATTGATAGATCTGAAAATCCTCCAGATTTTAGTGACAGAAGAAATAGGCCTTTGACAAGAAAAGTTGGAATCTCAGCTGCAATTATCAGTCCATATAG GTTGCTCATGGTTCTTCGTCTTGGTGCGTTGGCTTGTTTCTTGACATGGAGGATTTCTCATCCAAATCATGATGCACTGTGGTTATGGATAATGTCAGTAGTGTGTGAGGTTTGGTTTGCAATATCTTGGCTTCTTGATCAGTTGCCAAAACTCTGCCCTGTTAAAAGAATCACTGACCTCTCTGTATTGAAAGAAAGATTTGAGAGTTCAGGACCAAACCTTCGAAACCCGAAGGGATTGTCTGATTTGCCAGGCATTGATGTGTTTGTTTCAACTGCTGATGCAGAAAAAGAACCACCCCTTGTAACTGCAAACACAATCCTTTCCATTCTTGCTGTTGATTATCCCGTTGAAAAGGTGGCATGTTACTTGTCAGATGATGGAGGTTCCTTAGTGACATTTGAGGCTCTTGCAGAAGCTGCTAGCTTTGCGAGAATATGGGTTCCCTTCTGTAAAAAACATAAGATAGAACCCAGAAATCCTGAGTCATACTTTGGGCAAAAGCGCGATCCACTGAAAAACAAAGTGAAACTTGACTTTGTTAGGGACAGAAGAAGGGTGAAGAGGGAATATGATGAATTCAAGGTGAGGATAAATGCCTTGCCTGAGTCAATAAGGCGAAGATCAGATGCTTATAACACCCAACAGGAGTTGAGGGCTAAACGAAAACAGGTTGAACTTGGAGAGGATCTTTCTGAACCCATCAAGGTCCCTAAAGCTACTTGGATGTCTGATGGAACTCACTGGCATGGTACTTGGTCATCAGCTGAGGAAGGACATTCAAGAGGTGATCATGAGGGTATTATACAG ATTATGTTGGTTCCTCCAAATGCAGAGCCACTTTATGGGAATGAAGTAGACGAGAAAAACATGATTGACACAACAGACGTTGATGTCAGATTGCCAATGCTGGTTTATGTTTCCAGAGAAAAGAGACCTGGTTTTGATCACAACAAGAAAGCTGGAGCGATGAATGCTTTAGTTCGAGCCAGTGCAATAATGTCAAATGGCGCATTCATTCTCAATCTTGATTGTGACCATTACATCTACAACTCATTGGCTATGAGAGAGGGAATGTGCTTTATGCTTGACAAAGGGGGTGACAGGATCTGTTATGTTCAGTTCCCTCAGAGGTTTGAGGGTGTTGATCCAAATGATCGATATGCAAACCACAATACAGTTTTCTTTGATGTTGGCATGAGAGCACTGGATGGTTTGCAGGGTCCCATGTATGTAGGAACAGGCTGCATTTTCCGAAGAATTGCTCTTTATGGTTTTAGTCCACCAAGAGCAACTGAACATCGTGGATGGTTTGGTAGCAGGAAGACTAGAAAGCTTTTGAGGAAACCTAATATACAAAAGGATCAAGAGGATGATGAGATGTTTTTACCAATGATTGGGAATAAAGATGATGAGGAGGAAGTAAGCAGATCTTTGCTTACAAAACAGTTTGGAAACTCCATTCCATTGGTGGACTCTATTGCTGTAGCTGAATTTGGAGGGAGGCTGCTCCATGAGTTGAGAGGCAAAGGTTGCCAAGGAAGACCAGCAGGTTCACTTGCTGTACATCGCGAGCCATTGGATGCTTCAGCACTTGCTGAGGCTGTAGGTGTCATAAGTTGCTATTATGAAGACAAAACTGAATGGGGCAATAGAGTAGGATGGATATATGGTTCGATCACGGAAGATGTTGTGACAGGTTACAGGATGCACAATAGAGGCTGGAGATCAATTTACTGTGTCACAAAAAGAGATGCATTTAGAGGGACAGCACCAATCAATCTAACTGATAGGCTCATCCAAGTTCTCAGATGGGCAACAGGTTCAGTCGAAATCTTCTTCTCTCGCAACAATGCACTCTTTGCAAGCCCAAGAATGAAGTTCCTGCAGAGGGTGGCGTATTTCAACGTGGGGATGTATCCGTTTACTTCCATTTTCCTCCTTGTCTATTGTCTCTTGCCTGCACTTTCACTCTTCTCAGGGAAGTTCATTGTGCAATCCCTCAATGTCACCTTCTTGGTGTTCTTGCTAGCAATCACAATCACCCTATCCATGCTTGCACTCCTTGAAATCAAATGGTCAGGAATCACCCTTCATGATTGGTGGAGGAATGAGCAATTCTGGTTAATTGGTGGAACAAGTGCACATCCAGCTGCTGTGATACAAGGACTACTGAAAGTCATAGCAGGAGTTGACATCTCATTCACATTGACATCAAAATCTGCTACACCTGATGATGGTGAAGACGAATTTGCAGAGCTATACGAGTTCCGTTGGACAGTCCTAATGATTCCACCAATCACAATCATATTGATCAACATGATTGCAATAGCAGTAGGCACATTCAGGACAGTATATAGTCCTTTCCCACAATGGAGCAAGCTACTTGGAGGTGTATTCTTCAGTTTTTGGGTGTTATCTCATCTCTATCCGTTCGCGAAAGGTCTAATGGGGAAAAGGGGAAAGATTCCCACCATTGTCTTCTTATGGTCTGCTCTCATCTGCATTGTCATCTCATTGCTCGCGGTTTACGTATATCCTCCTTCAGGACATCAAGATTTCTCAAGTTTTCAGTTTCCTTGA
- the LOC107031733 gene encoding probable galacturonosyltransferase-like 7, with protein MFWVTKFSGIFAAAMLMIVLSPSLQSFPPAEAIRSSHLESYLRFTSQITPNVRLNRFSFRKAPVFRNAGECTSNERRKLGKTGVCDPSLVHVAITLDVEYLRGSIAAVHSILHHSRCPESVFFHFLVSQTNLETLVRSTFPQLKFKVYYFDPERVRNIISTSVRQALEQPLNYARNYLADLLEPCVNRVIYLDSDLVVVDDISKLWSTSLGSKTIGAPEYCHANFTKYFTTSFWSEPRFSGTFSSRKPCYFNTGVMVIDLKKWRRVGYTKRIEKWMDIQKTNRIYELGSLPPYLLVFAGHVAPIEHRWNQHGLGGDNVKGSCRDLHSGPVSLLHWSGSGKPWLRLDSKEPCPLDSLWAPYDLYGFSS; from the coding sequence ATGTTCTGGGTTACTAAGTTTTCAGGTATTTTCGCTGCGGCAATGTTGATGATTGTTCTTTCACCATCTTTACAATCATTTCCACCTGCTGAAGCTATCAGATCGTCTCACCTTGAATCCTATCTCCGATTTACCAGTCAAATTACCCCGAATGTACGCCTTAATCGTTTCTCATTTCGTAAAGCCCCTGTATTCCGAAATGCCGGTGAATGCACTTCtaatgaaagaagaaaattggGGAAAACTGGGGTTTGCGATCCTTCGCTTGTTCATGTTGCGATTACTCTTGATGTTGAGTATCTTCGTGGTTCAATAGCCGCTGTACATTCAATTTTACACCATTCAAGATGTCCTGAGAGTGTATTCTTCCATTTTCTGGTATCCCAAACCAATCTCGAAACCCTAGTTCGATCCACCTTCCCTCAATTGAAATTCAAGGTATATTACTTCGATCCTGAACGAGTTCGAAATATTATCTCCACTTCCGTTAGGCAAGCGCTTGAACAGCCCTTGAACTACGCCAGAAATTACTTGGCTGATCTTCTGGAGCCCTGTGTTAATAGAGTTATCTACTTGGATTCGGATCTTGTCGTTGTTGACGACATCTCTAAGCTATGGAGTACAAGTTTGGGTTCAAAAACCATTGGAGCTCCGGAGTATTGTCATGCCAATTTCACAAAATACTTCACGACGTCGTTCTGGTCAGAACCGAGATTTTCCGGCACGTTTTCCAGCCGCAAACCTTGTTACTTCAACACAGGCGTTATGGTTATAGATCTGAAGAAATGGAGACGGGTCGGGTACACTAAGCGGATAGAAAAATGGATGGATATCCAGAAAACCAATCGGATCTATGAACTGGGTTCATTACCGCCGTACCTCTTGGTCTTCGCCGGACACGTGGCACCAATTGAGCACAGATGGAACCAGCACGGTTTAGGCGGTGATAATGTAAAGGGAAGTTGCCGTGATTTACATTCCGGTCCGGTAAGCCTCCTCCACTGGAGCGGCTCCGGCAAGCCGTGGCTTCGGCTCGACTCAAAAGAGCCGTGTCCGCTCGATTCTCTTTGGGCACCTTACGATTTGTACGGATTCTCGTCGTGA